A DNA window from Pontimonas salivibrio contains the following coding sequences:
- the aspS gene encoding aspartate--tRNA(Asn) ligase, whose amino-acid sequence MTTRTLIRDLAHLPDGSEVSVSGWVETVRDQKKVQFVILRDETGSLQLVNPATREGDEAAATNPEALELTESISTLTHGSMLSVAGTLKHDERVKLGGLEVKIGSVDLASLSLPELPIAEDSSVDKRMDWRFVDLRRPDAQLLFRVQTTFEHALRGWWIERDFIEIHTPKLMASASESRAELFEVPYFETTAYLAQSPQFFKQMAQSAGFGRIFEIAPAFRADPSFTARHATEFTSVDMEVSWIDSHENVMVMHEELLTAGIQSVVERHGEAIRDRIGVELVTPTGAFPRVALQEAREKVAADGYTIPREDGDLDPEAERRLSALIKAETGSDFVFVTDYDTAIRPFYHMRHDDNPALTKSYDLLYNGTEIATGAQREHRIDVLEAQAQDKGMSLEDLEHYLDFFRYGVPPHGGFGMGLARVIMLMLEQTSIRESTYLFRGPNRLQP is encoded by the coding sequence GTGACCACTAGGACTCTCATTCGCGACCTTGCCCACCTTCCAGACGGCAGTGAGGTGAGCGTTTCCGGCTGGGTTGAGACTGTCCGCGATCAAAAAAAGGTGCAGTTTGTCATCCTTCGCGATGAAACAGGGTCCCTTCAACTGGTGAACCCCGCCACCAGGGAAGGCGACGAAGCCGCCGCCACCAACCCGGAAGCCCTCGAACTGACCGAGTCAATTTCGACTCTTACCCACGGCAGCATGCTGAGTGTTGCAGGAACCCTGAAACACGATGAGCGGGTGAAACTCGGCGGTTTAGAGGTCAAGATTGGCTCAGTGGATCTCGCATCGCTGTCTCTGCCAGAGCTTCCCATCGCCGAAGATTCCAGTGTCGATAAGCGGATGGACTGGCGCTTTGTTGACCTCAGACGCCCTGATGCACAACTGCTCTTTCGTGTTCAAACAACGTTCGAACACGCACTGCGTGGTTGGTGGATTGAACGCGACTTCATCGAAATTCACACGCCGAAGCTCATGGCCAGTGCCAGTGAATCCCGAGCAGAACTCTTCGAAGTCCCCTACTTCGAGACCACTGCGTATTTGGCGCAGTCACCGCAGTTTTTCAAACAGATGGCGCAATCGGCAGGTTTTGGCCGCATCTTCGAAATTGCTCCGGCGTTTCGGGCCGACCCGTCGTTCACGGCCCGCCATGCCACCGAATTTACTTCGGTGGACATGGAAGTCAGTTGGATCGACAGCCACGAAAATGTCATGGTCATGCACGAAGAGCTCCTGACCGCAGGTATCCAGTCAGTGGTGGAACGACACGGCGAGGCGATACGTGATCGAATAGGCGTGGAACTTGTTACCCCCACCGGGGCCTTCCCCCGCGTCGCCCTCCAAGAAGCGAGGGAAAAGGTCGCCGCCGATGGTTACACGATCCCCCGTGAAGACGGCGACCTTGACCCTGAGGCCGAACGGCGCCTCTCGGCACTGATTAAGGCCGAAACGGGCAGCGACTTTGTCTTTGTCACCGACTACGACACCGCAATTCGGCCGTTTTATCACATGCGCCACGATGACAACCCGGCACTGACGAAGTCTTACGACCTGCTCTACAACGGCACAGAAATTGCCACCGGTGCTCAACGTGAGCACCGGATTGACGTGTTGGAAGCCCAAGCACAAGACAAAGGCATGTCCTTAGAAGACCTCGAGCACTACCTTGACTTCTTCCGCTACGGCGTCCCCCCACACGGCGGTTTTGGTATGGGACTCGCAAGGGTCATCATGTTGATGTTGGAACAAACCAGCATTCGAGAGAGCACCTATCTTTTCCGGGGACCCAACCGACTACAGCCCTAG